The genomic DNA GGAGCACGCCTCGCCAGAACACCGGCATCAGGGAGCTCCATGTCATCAAGGGTAAACATGAATTCCAACTTGTACTATTATTGTAAAGCAGAACTGGATCGCATTATAGGGATCCCAAAGACACCTCCAAGAAGTGTCTCGCTAAGGAAGTTCAAGGAGTGGGCAAGTATGCCTCCTCCAGACCTAAACCCAACTGAGCATCTTCAAGCATAATAGGTTCGGACAAAATGCGGACATGTTTACTGTGCGCTCATTAAACTGTCTAAAAACATACACAAGTGAGTGCAACTCAcagtaaacatccatccatccatccatccatttttctaccgcttgaccctttCGGGGTCATATTTACACAATAATTGCTGagtgttgactcattttcagtgtATACTACAAATAGATCTATACTAATATACTAGCTATACACTGACTACTCAAAAATTACTGAGAAGATAAACTAAAAAAATCCTTCCGACAATTGAGGGCTTTTGTAGGGACTTTTGTAAGATATTGTCCATTGAGGAGAAGAGCGGTTTATCACTATTACAGTGCATGTACTACatcagggttccccaaccttttttctacCAGAgaccagtttaatgtatgcattatttttacGGAACGgctttccacgtgtggcagataaaaacagcaaaaaatatgAGCATGAAAAAGCAATTCACTATATCGCTGacgtagtgggagccctgggtgtGTTTCTTTGCGAAGAGATGGTGCCCGGCACGTTAATGGCATATACTAtataacagtgtttcttaaccatagagccTTTGGCCCAGTGTTGGGCTGCGAGCGTCCCCCTAGAATGTGATATGTGTTTTTAAGTTGTGGTCCGTATAGGCTATAgcgatactcagttgtaatacacttttccaccacttgtggcagtaatgacaatataaaacaaacagaagtctggcgctaatgtcgtagagacatttcttaagcgcaaaaattatgggatctgagccgaggatgtcgttgtggcttgtgcagccctttgagacacgtgtgattgagggctatataaataaactttgattgattgactaaaatggtgaagctgtattttccttTGCACTTTTAATTTTATGGACATTTTAGTTAAGATACATATTgactattaatttagtttatttattttagcacaacataatacataatggttgtaattgtattgtttatttggttagtacttctttttcaaatcagcctgacctaagcctaaggtttatttgtCAAATAATAATgtcatctttgtgattaacacatgcttttatatcatttgataaggtagtaaactgtaagtaggtttgatataattattgaatatgatcaaaATTAAGAGTAACATTACCAaatcagtgttaatattggagtggtccCTGGGctactctgtagtggaaaagttgggtcccgaggtcaaaaaggttaagaacccctgctatatacaaTGACCCTGAAGggcactgcagatggaaattaaccTTTGGCTACattctggcacattaacattgtatatgtccattaatgtgcattgtcccatgtactatatAACAAAGGAGGTGggatatacatctattaacaagcttattggtgtgtttagtgggacaggcgaaagttaagtcggagaaaatgcggtagtttataaattaattaaggtttctgtgcggcccggtagcaaatgcgtactggtccccggaccggtggttgaggaccactgtactactgtatactgtatgtacttacTTGATCTGATGGCTAAAGTGAAAGCATCTCCACAAGCAGCCATAGTGATATTCTGTAGGGCGGGCAGCAGGTATGGTGCACGACTGCCTCGGCGAGAACTGCAGCCCATCTGACCATGCTGGTTGCTGCCAAAAGTGATGCACAACCCACCCTCTAGGGGGAGTAACATGAAGGGTGATAGCCTGACTCACACACATGCCATCGGAGGAAATGTCATTAACGACGGTTGTATATTTTTACCTGTCACGGCGACAGAGTGTGCTGTACCGATGTCAATGCAGACAATCTTCTCTCTGTTGAGCGGAGCTGATTGGACGGGAGTAAAAGAGTAGACCTCCTCCACCTGATTGGAGGGGCTTGGTTCCTCACCGGCGCTTATCTTGTCCAGACCCAGCTTGTTGCACCTAAACCACCACCGAGGCAATGAAGAGTATACATTAAAAATGCTGGTTTACTTTGACTGATATAAAACATATCATTCACCTGTTCCTTCCACATGCCATAATGCTGCTCTGAGTGCTGATAATCATGGAACAGTCCACGCCACACACCACCTTCTGGGCTTCAAACTCCACAGGTAGACACACCTGCTGGGGACAGTTGTGGCTGTCTTGGGTGCCCAGCCCGAGGCGCCCTTAGCggggaaaaaaagatttgtaaatgTCATAAATCTAAAGAGAATCCTCAAAGTCGAAGAGATGACAGCCATGTTATGTCATCATTATTACTATACCATTGTCCCCTCTTCCCCAGGCGAATACTTCTCTCTCATTGGTCATTGCGAGCACGTGGGAAGCGCCACAAGACACCTGGACCAGCTCGTAGCCGAGGAGCGCCTCCACTATCTTGGGCTGAGTATGAGAATCACATACTCAGCAATAGTACATACATTGCTCAACACTAGGGACATGAATCTTACAAACAAGTCACgatttgattctgattcttgggTTGATGAtttgattcaaaccaattctcgcaatatattatttgctgtaaaaattataataaaaccttttcaaaacagattacaggttacaaaagctcctcttggctgctgacgtatgacgAATACGCACAGATAAAGCCAGAcatgacctaaaaaaaaaaatttttttaaatgaattattaaaaAGATttattaatcgatttagaatcggaataggCAAAACTCGTGATTCGGATGTGAGTCAATTTGTTTCAGCGCCACTACTGAACACAATCCAATAGGGCATATTCGGACATTAATCTGTTCTAGGGAAGTAACGACATAAAAATGTATATCACGGGTATTGTGTCTAAAATTATCACGGCTATCGTTATGGCGGtactgttgaatgtgctcaaaaagtactattacataaaaaagtactattacacacactgaaatcttttggcGAAGTTATTTAAAAACTTAGCTTAGTTTAGTTGCTCGCAATGTGTTTGTATAAGTTTAATTTGGTGTATcaagtttcttaatggggaaagacattaaCGTTTCTTGTTTTCAGGATAGCATCAAAGCTAGCGAGCTAGCGCCAGTTAGTCAGTGAGTTTATtaaagatagatagtactttattgaagtgcagttatcaactcaggttttctttcttttaaaatggtaatactacCTGTCGGGAGTtttatcattattaccgtttatcgttaaCTATCAGCATCACAAAATCCTTATTTATTAAAGAGGCAAAGTAATACTTAAAATTATTCTTACCATTGACATGCTGAAAGATTCatatctggtgaggcactgactctGATTTCCAAATCAGGATCGCAACATTGCCAAATCCTGAAGGCAGTGGCGGTTTCTCTCATGTGCATTATGTCTGAGCACACAGGGGGGCTTTGACAAAGGCAGCATGATAAATTGTGCCATGAATTGTTTTTGTGTCCTTAAAGGGTGTCTTTTGATATTTGTTTTATGCGAACATGATCATTGAGGCCATGCCTCACTAGACCACACCTCTCTGACTGTATTCTTTGGCTCTATTTAACTGTGACAAAGACGGCAGTCAACACAGTAAAGGTTCAGTAaatgtgtatattgtatgtataaatatatatttctccAAGTTGACGTACCTGCGTAACATCATTGAAGTTTCCATGCCCCAAGCAGCCATTGCTCCCGCTCCCAAAGGTCATGATGATGCCCCTGTCTGCAAATGACACTGGTTGATGAGTCCTAATGTCGACCACCTTACACTCCCTTGCATCATTCCAACATAAATATAGAAATAAGACATGTTGGCTGCCAGCCCACCTGTCATGCAGGTGGTGAAGAGATCGCCACAGGCTACCAACTTGATGGTGACTCCGGACTGACCCTCCAGGAAACGCGAGATGAACTGAGGCTGCATCTGCTCCACCGCTCCGGGCAGACTGAGCTCTGCGGATCCCACCGAGGGAGCCTGCGGAGATGCAGAATGATGATTGGTTCATTAAAGAATATGGTACATGCATAAAACGCAAGGGCTTGTAATGTTTTTGTTTCCTGTGTGGAAgagacaaaaaaacacacaaaaaaatatgttaagaGTAAGAAATATGTAAGAAAAGTCGCTTCATTGGCCATCTTGATCCCCCCTGCTagatcttcttattctctggcagaccaggtgtgtaTGAGGTGTGTTAAGAAGCAGAGTTATGATACCATTTACTGTATGGAGCTTTAACGACAAGTAACATTCACAGGCATTATAATGTCTTTGAGTGAGGGCGAACAGGTAACGCCAAATCCATTGGTGGCGGTCCAAATGTAATTCTTCCACATGTCATAATGCCACTATAAAAAGATATGATCATCTGCTGGTACAACCTGCACATTTAAATCAAGTTTTGAATTATATAATTATCCTACAATCTACATGTATTcattgtaaagcaggggtgtcaaacttgttttaatTGAGggagttatggctgccctcagacaGCCGCTTGTAACAGTCATCTTAAATATCTATATCTATTTATGTACAATCGCCTAATGGTATAAATAcccaattgcctatgcatttgtatattatatatttttacgtaAAAATCGATTGCTATAatgtgctttgaaatcataagtcatggTGACCAGCAGATATTAAAGCATTGATttttatttgaccaaaaaaattagATTGGGATAATGTAgtttgttgcatgatcagataatattaaagtataAAATACtttcaattgcatgcagtacatgcaaatgttctgtcaaaatttaaagaaCTAATATATTTAAtaagaaagatgaagtgcttTGTTGATGCACATTAATTCCTttcttttgcgggccacataaaataatgtggcggccaGATTTCGCCcccgagccttgagtttgacacctgtgtcaaaAAGCATCGGAATTTTATTGttgaattttaatttttattatgtattttggAACTAATTGTTTTAAGTGAAGATTCAGATTTTAGTCTGTATGATATTGACAATAAGGAGAGgacatataataaatattttgatGCAGATAAAAGATTTAAGATCTAATGATATTTTAACAAGTCTGTGTCAAAATTTAAAAAGTTTTCAGTTTGCATCTAAATATTCGTAGTTAACCCAAACatattcatcatttcacacattttTGATTAAATTTagaaaacagatttttttgtGCTTGTGTTGTCTAAAACATGGCTCAAAGATTATATTGCACAATTCTACTCTTTGCCTCAATATCATGTtgtgcctgatctactaaaggtctgcgtgtattaaaacacatgcaaacttgttagcacatgcaaagctgatatACTGAACTTATACACAGATGATTGcatctcttaagtgagcaaaataaggagtgcaatacatttagcgtgtctgtcttcatgaatatccAGAATATATGCTAATCATCGGAACAGCCACAATAAGTATTTAGCAcatgcagtgtgatttatcaaggctgaaactgttctgcggccgctgttttgcgtctttatttaaTATGTCTAGAAAGGACACGCAAACTCTCAGTTGCATAGAAATAGCTGTGAGAAAGGTGGCGATCGCATTGCAGCTCTGTCCTACATATGCTTCGCAACATGTATGGAGTgtcaaaaatacaattattagacatattgtctattcagcaatttcattttataattttttatctgATGGATGACTTAAGGAgctgattaaaataaattaaactgatgcattttggtgtctgctggagtTTTTGTTAATGATGTCTGTTTTTTCACATAGAAGCTATATCATTAaaatatctcctatatgaaaaaacttcttgcaatatgcattttcttgcgtctggAATATTCTAGCGCACACAGTTAGTGCCAGCACTTTCCATGAGCACACCTTCAGCATGCTAAAAAAGTGGGTTCTATTGTAAATGCACTGCAGGAGTACTTCTAAAATGCTAAAGGTTTCCTTGAGCACACCTTCAGCATGCTAAAAAAGTGGGTTctattgtagatgcactgcaggagtACTTCTAAAATGCAAAAGGTTTTatttgtctgctgcatgtttcaaaacatagcaaaacgccacaggtaggaacatgataacgttaatgtgcagtaaatgagtgtttccCTGGTGAAAGCTGCGTAATACACgcaaaaaacaaatttacattgggcggcctgcaccagttatcaattgtacacgcagtcttagtaaatcgctTGTAAGACGCCCATTATTACCACATGAAATGTTATAGTTGACACACACTGTTTAGCACATGATGTTTAGATCTTAGTAGAACAGGACCTTAGTATTAATTTGATTAAAACTGATATACAATCAATACTTTTAGAAAATCCATATGGCAGCAACTTTAAAGGGAATACTCTCATTATAGGGTGTACACATTTAtctactgtatgttgaagcattGTCAACCACTTTGGAGAGGATTAGTGTCAAAAATAAGGCATGCATTCTTCTAAGGGATTTTAATATTGATTAATAGTGTTTTGCTGTAGATTGTAAATAGTTTTTTTGAgtgtgcaaataaataaatacaaatgcaaaaatataaatgaatgtttaaacaTTAAACCTCCCAAGTGATCAGACGGCCCGACTTGGTCACCCCCATCTTCTGAGTGCGGCCCAGCGACACCTGGAGCACCTCAGTGTTGAGCATGGGCAGACGCAGCGGGGTGGAAATTCCGCTGCCCCACGTGTACACTGCAGACAGCGGGAGGGAATGCAGCTTGCCTGTTGCTGACATGCCATCTGGTAATAAACGACGCATTTTATTAAATATTCCAATCATGTGAAcactgtgggggggggggaggaatgACCTCTGGATCTGTTGGTCGGTACTCGCCCTCCCACTCTGCCTTGTGGACCAGTCTGGACAGTGGATAGCGGTTTCTCGATCCTGGACATTTTAACATAACATAGCAAGCGGCACACTTTAAAAAGGTGTTACACACCACCTCACCTGCGCATCTTGACGCTTCCGATGTCCGTGTAGAGATTAAGCAGCGGTCCGA from Entelurus aequoreus isolate RoL-2023_Sb linkage group LG10, RoL_Eaeq_v1.1, whole genome shotgun sequence includes the following:
- the nek8 gene encoding serine/threonine-protein kinase Nek8, which codes for MLTLGGKMALVSQMLRSCPGGKSRNFLFSPNTSKLKARVARRRRKCLTASAMEKYEKIKVVGRGAFGIVHLCRRRSDGALVILKEIPVEQMSRDERLAAQNECQVLKLLNHPNIIEYYENFLEDKALMIAMEYAPGGTLADYIQKRCNSLLDEDTILHFFVQILLAMYHVHNKLILHRDLKTQNILLDKHQMIVKIGDFGISKILVSKSKAYTVVGTPCYISPELCEGKPYNQKSDIWALGCVLYELASLKRAFEAANLPALVLKIMSGTFAPISDRYSPELRQLIVNMLNLDPSKRPQLNEIMALSVCIGPLLNLYTDIGSVKMRRIEKPLSTVQTGPQGRVGGRVPTNRSRDGMSATGKLHSLPLSAVYTWGSGISTPLRLPMLNTEVLQVSLGRTQKMGVTKSGRLITWEAPSVGSAELSLPGAVEQMQPQFISRFLEGQSGVTIKLVACGDLFTTCMTDRGIIMTFGSGSNGCLGHGNFNDVTQPKIVEALLGYELVQVSCGASHVLAMTNEREVFAWGRGDNGRLGLGTQDSHNCPQQVCLPVEFEAQKVVCGVDCSMIISTQSSIMACGRNRCNKLGLDKISAGEEPSPSNQVEEVYSFTPVQSAPLNREKIVCIDIGTAHSVAVTEGGLCITFGSNQHGQMGCSSRRGSRAPYLLPALQNITMAACGDAFTLAIRSNGEVYTWGKGARGRLGRKEEDSGIPKAVQLNESHPFTVTSVACCHGNSLLAVKPLLDESVPR